In a single window of the Gloeocapsa sp. DLM2.Bin57 genome:
- a CDS encoding phycobiliprotein lyase, producing MDAMEFFQRSAGKWRSLRTTHHLPFRRAETGDSNIVVESLEANHPSIKEICEIHAVNPQLSVGGALVEWNASMAWDKEDENHSGKTVFALIPEETNPKQGQLLRERGYAEIMPVAGDYYIDEEEALVLVTEYETMSIFERFWFVGENMRVRTSTVKRFGGFNTATFSVEIRTQDNQQQEQSPETKEATELFSLSGW from the coding sequence GTGGATGCAATGGAATTTTTTCAGCGGAGTGCGGGTAAATGGCGATCGCTGCGGACTACCCATCATCTTCCCTTTAGAAGAGCAGAAACAGGGGATTCAAATATAGTAGTAGAATCTTTAGAAGCGAATCACCCGAGCATTAAAGAAATTTGTGAAATTCACGCTGTCAATCCTCAACTAAGCGTAGGAGGAGCGTTAGTAGAGTGGAACGCCTCTATGGCTTGGGATAAAGAAGATGAGAATCACTCAGGAAAGACGGTATTTGCTTTAATCCCCGAGGAGACTAACCCAAAACAAGGTCAACTACTGCGGGAGAGAGGGTACGCCGAAATCATGCCAGTAGCTGGGGATTATTATATAGACGAAGAAGAAGCTTTAGTACTAGTCACAGAATACGAAACCATGAGTATTTTTGAGCGGTTTTGGTTTGTTGGTGAAAATATGAGAGTAAGAACTAGTACCGTTAAACGCTTTGGAGGCTTTAATACAGCTACATTTTCTGTAGAAATTCGTACCCAAGACAATCAACAACAAGAGCAATCACCAGAGACAAAAGAAGCTACAGAGTTATTTTCTCTGAGTGGTTGGTAA
- a CDS encoding phycobilisome rod-core linker polypeptide CpcG has product MAIPLLNYTPVSQNQRVAGYEVPGEEQPRIYTTENLLSGSDLDDLIWAAYRQIFSEHQILKSNRQTFLESQFRSGQLTVRDFIAGLATSDPFIRFNYQPNSNYRFAEICVQRILGRDVYNEKEKIAWSIVIATKGVKGFIEALVNSEEYMTNFGYDIVPFQRRRNLPQRDLGETPFNLKTPRYNDYHRAQLGFPQIIWQNAIKRFTPQEKAPQAGDPYLFLNMARNIAPKGSPTPRVSAMNINIEASVPYRKK; this is encoded by the coding sequence TTGGCTATTCCTCTTTTAAACTATACTCCTGTGAGCCAAAATCAGCGCGTTGCAGGATATGAAGTCCCAGGTGAAGAGCAACCCAGAATCTACACGACGGAAAATTTACTTTCTGGTTCGGATTTAGATGATTTAATTTGGGCAGCTTATCGACAAATCTTTAGTGAACACCAGATTCTCAAAAGTAATCGTCAAACTTTTCTAGAGTCTCAATTCCGTTCAGGTCAACTAACGGTTCGGGATTTTATCGCAGGATTAGCGACATCTGACCCCTTTATCAGATTCAATTACCAACCCAACAGTAACTATCGTTTTGCCGAAATCTGCGTTCAACGTATTTTAGGACGAGATGTCTATAACGAAAAAGAAAAAATTGCTTGGTCAATCGTAATTGCTACCAAAGGGGTAAAAGGATTTATCGAAGCTTTAGTTAATAGCGAAGAATACATGACTAATTTTGGTTATGATATTGTTCCTTTCCAACGTCGTCGTAACCTACCCCAAAGAGATTTAGGCGAAACTCCCTTTAACTTAAAAACACCTCGTTACAATGATTACCATCGAGCACAGTTAGGTTTCCCTCAAATTATTTGGCAAAACGCGATCAAACGTTTTACACCTCAAGAAAAAGCTCCCCAAGCAGGAGATCCTTATCTATTCTTGAATATGGCTCGCAATATTGCTCCCAAAGGAAGCCCCACACCTCGGGTATCTGCTATGAATATTAACATTGAGGCTTCTGTCCCTTACCGTAAAAAGTAA
- a CDS encoding phycobilisome degradation protein NblA: MDKQENLSLEQQFKLQVLSKQVKTLSKEEAQDRLIEVLQQMMVKDNLMKKLLKNA, translated from the coding sequence ATGGACAAACAAGAAAATCTCAGTCTAGAACAACAATTTAAGCTACAGGTTTTATCTAAACAAGTAAAAACCTTAAGCAAAGAAGAAGCTCAAGACCGTCTCATTGAAGTCTTGCAACAAATGATGGTTAAAGATAACCTGATGAAGAAGTTACTAAAAAATGCTTAA